The proteins below are encoded in one region of Doryrhamphus excisus isolate RoL2022-K1 chromosome 4, RoL_Dexc_1.0, whole genome shotgun sequence:
- the ufd1l gene encoding ubiquitin recognition factor in ER-associated degradation protein 1 — protein sequence MFSFHVFDHPMTRGFQNRFSTQYRCYSVSMLAGPNDRSDVDKGGKIIMPPSALDQLSRLNITYPMLFKLTNKNSDRMTHCGVLEFVADEGICYLPHWMMQNLLLEEGGLVQVESVNLMVATYSKFQPQSPDFLDITNPKAVLENALRNFACLTTGDVIAINYNEKIYELRVMETKPDKAVSIIECDMNVDFDAPLGYKEPERRTQNQEEPTEEEGDSSSYSDMDLGFRAFTGSGNRLDGKTKGIEPSPAPLAASDIKRGIPNYEFKVGRITFIRNSRPQPRKMVDDDDAMNRFIAFSGQGQSLRKKGRKP from the exons ATG TTTTCCTTTCACGTCTTCGACCACCCGATGACTCGGGGGTTCCAGAACCGCTTTTCCACTCAGTACCGCTGTTACTCGGTGTCGATGCTGGCAGGTCCAAATGACCGATCTGATGTGGACAAAGGAGGCAAAA TTATAATGCCACCTTCAGCACTTGACCAACTCA GTAGACTTAATATTACCTACCCTATGCTGTTCAAGCTAACCAACAAGAATTCAGACCGAATGACACACTGTGGTGTTCTGGAGTTTGTGGCCGATGAGGGCATCTGCTACTTGCCACACTGG ATGATGCAGAATCTCCTGCTAGAGGAAGGTGGTCTGGTCCAGGTGGAGAGTGTTAACCTTATGGTGGCCACCTACTCAAAGTTTCAACCACAAAGTCCTGACTTTTTGGACATCACAAACCCAAAAGCAGT CCTGGAGAATGCTTTACGGAACTTTGCCTGCTTGACCACTGGTGATGTCATAGCCATCAACTACAATGAaaag ATATATGAGCTCCGGGTGATGGAGACCAAGCCGGATAAAGCTGTATCCATCATTGAGTGCGACATGAAT GTGGATTTTGATGCTCCTTTGGGTTACAAAGAGCCCGAACGCCGGACTCAGAACCAGGAAGAACCAACT GAGGAAGAAGGAGATTCAAGCAGTTACTCCGATATGGACTTGGGATTCAGA GCTTTCACTGGCTCTGGCAATCGTTTGGATGGTAAAACAAAAGGGATTGAGCCCAGCCCTGCTCCTCTGGCGGCCAGCGACattaaaag AGGTATTCCCAACTATGAATTCAAAGTTGGCAGGATCACCTTCATCCGAAACTCCAGGCCACAGCCTAGGAAAATGGTAGATGAT GATGATGCCATGAACAGATTCATCGCCTTCTCCGGACAAGGACAATCATTACGCAAGAAAGGCAGAAAGCCTTAA
- the dhx37 gene encoding probable ATP-dependent RNA helicase DHX37 has protein sequence MGNLRKKHNWKGRQKCNPTQAANVEKNEITLELQDGDRLKGVDESNALVLPARKAKKKKSTVPPVSTKKPLTKKQRKELQKVLEKKQKKAQRADILTRLAEVQLPESELKLLYTTSKLGTGEKLYHTKQSSEEVKDGDSGSKISSVSGANRKRKWKEEEEEEEEEEEEEMSSEASSDDDDNNDKDEVEEEDKVDKTAETSECKEVKSLSTGTKEEEEVERNQMTRIPQPAVFIPVDRLPKIQEARLKLPILAEEQIIMEAVRENPCVIICGETGSGKTTQMPQFLYEAGYASEAGIIGITEPRRVAAVSMSHRVAKEMNVSTRVVSYQIRYEGNVTDETKIKFMTDGVLLKEIQKDFLLRRYSTIIIDEAHERSVYTDILIGLLSRIVPLRNKKGLPMKLLVMSATLRVEDFTDNQKLFKMPPPTIKVDARQFPVTVHFNKRTPLDDYTGEAFHKTCKIHRMLPSGGILVFLTGQAEVHSVCRRLRKAFPFNKGSTTTGDEEEADSSEAMRKFKKAKQKKTVALPRIDLGNYSALPVDEGDEDREAGIAEDEDEGSDLDIGDDPGDTKEKADPSIPMYVLPLYSLLAPEQQAKVFRPPPPGTRLCVVATNVAETSLTIPGIKYVVDCGRVKKRFYDRVTGVSSFKVTWTSQASANQRAGRAGRTEPGHCYRLYSSAVFGDFSLFSEAEITRRPVDDLVLQMKDLNIEKVVNFPFPTPPSMEALVAAEQLLISLGALDEPPRIGRVKEMERARLSCPITPLGRAMATFPVAPRYAKMLALGKQQECLPYIIAVVAAMTVRELFEDLDRPAGSEDENSKLSQRRARLAQMRRLWAGQGASLLLGDLMVMLGAVGACEFAGCTPKFCEENGLRYKAMVEIRRLRSQLTNAVNAVCPDLCMFVNPKMNPPTEHQVVCLRQITLAGLGDHLARKVQAEELLDPKWKNAYKTPLMDDPVFIHPTSPLFKTLPEFVVYQEIMETTKMYMRGVSAVEAEWVPRLLPQYCHFSSPQETPPPWFCSSTGTIRCHRSSTFFRVAWQLPAVEMEYPDGLERYKLFAQFLLEGEVCPKLKAHRRHLLSNPSIMMKTWAKLQPRTEAVLGELVSQRVDCRDTLVSLWKTKDKFLLSAYCQWLPEAMHQDIAKTWPPL, from the exons atgaaattacattggAACTACAAG ATGGAGACAGACTGAAAGGTGTCGATGAGAGCAACGCATTGGTGCTCCCAGCCAGAAAAGCCAAAAAGAAGAAATCGACAGTGCCTCCTGTTTCCACCAAGAAGCCTCTCACTAAGAAGCAGAGGAAAGAGCTGCAGAAAGTTCTGGAGAAAAAGCAGAAGAAAGCTCAG AGGGCTGACATCCTGACCAGACTTGCTGAAGTgcagcttccagaatctgaatTGAAGCTACTGTACACAACGTCCAAACTGGGCACTGGAGAGAAGCTTTACCACACCAAACA GTCATCAGAAGAAGTAAAAGATGGAGATTCTGGTTCAAAGATCAGCAGCGTCAGTGGGGCCAACAGGaagagaaaatggaaagaagaagaggaggaggaggaggaggaggaagaagaagaaatgagtAGTGAAGCCTCatctgatgatgatgacaataatGACAAGGACGAAGTAGAGGAAGAAGATAAGGTGGACAAAACCGCAGAAACAAGCGAGTGCAAGGAAGTGAAGTCTCTTAGTACGGGcaccaaagaggaggaggaggttgagAGAAATCAAATGACGAGGATTCCGCAGCCAGCAGTCTTCATCCCAGTTGATCGATTGCCAAAAATACAG GAGGCTCGTTTGAAACTGCCCATCTTGGCAGAGGAGCAGATCATCATGGAGGCCGTAAGAGAGAACCCTTGCGTCATCATCTGTGGAGAAACTGGAagtggaaaaacaacacaaatgccTCAGTTTCTCTATGAAGCCGGCTACGCCAG TGAAGCGGGCATTATTGGCATTACTGAGCCAAGAAGAGTAGCAGCAGTTAGTATGTCCCACCGAGTGGCCAAAGAGATGAACGTGTCCACACG agtGGTGTCCTATCAGATCCGATATGAGGGGAATGTGACCGATGAGACCAAAATCAAGTTCATGACAGATGGTGTTCTTCTGAAGGAGATCCAGAAG GATTTCTTGCTGCGGCGTTACAGCACTATCATCATCGACGAGGCCCACGAGCGAAGCGTGTACACTGACATCCTCATTGGACTGCTGTCTCGTATTGTTCCACTCAGAAACAAG AAAGGTCTGCCCATGAAGCTGCTGGTGATGTCAGCCACTCTGCGCGTGGAGGACTTCACTGACAACCAGAAGCTGTTTAAGATGCCTCCACCCACCATTAAAGTGGACGCTCGCCAGTTCCCTGTCACTGTACACTTCAATAAACGCACCCCACTAGATGATTACACAGGGGAGGCCTTCCATAAGACCTGCAAGATCCATCGGATGCTGCCTTCAG GGGGTATCCTGGTGTTCCTCACCGGTCAGGCTGAGGTTCACAGCGTTTGCAGACGACTGAGAAAGGCCTTCCCTTTCAACAAGGGCAGCACAACCACAG GTGATGAGGAAGAGGCAGACAGCTCAGAGGCAATGAGGAAGTTCAAGAAGGCCAAACAGAAGAAAACTGTT gcactgccccgtatCGACTTGGGCAACTACTCTGCCTTGCCCGTGGACGAAGGCGACGAAGACAGGGAAGCAGGCATTGCGGAGGACGAGGATGAAGGCTCTGACTTGGACATTGGAGATGATCCTGGTGACACAA AGGAGAAGGCTGACCCCTCCATCCCCATGTACGTCCTCCCGCTCTATTCCCTGCTGGCTCCTGAACAGCAGGCCAAG GTGTTCAGGCCCCCTCCTCCTGGGACTCGTCTGTGTGTGGTTGCCACCAATGTTGCTGAGACCTCGCTGACCATCCCTGGCATCAAATATGTGGTTGACTGTGGCCGGGTAAAGAAACGTTTCTATGACCGTGTGACGGGCGTGTCCTCGTTTAAGGTGACTTGGACCTCGCAGgcctcagccaatcagagggcggGTCGAGCTGGGCGAACAGAGCCTGGACACTGTTACAG GTTGTACTCGTCTGCAGTGTTTGGAGACTTCAGTCTGTTCTCTGAAGCAGAGATCACTCGCAGACCTGTAGACGATCTCGTTCTGCAGATGAAAGACCTCAACATAGAAAAG GTGGTGAATTTTCCTTTCCCCACTCCTCCTTCTATGGAGGCTCTTGTTGCAGCAGAACAGTTGCTCATTTCCTTAGGAGCTCTCGATGAGCCGCCTCGCATTGGAAG GGTAAAAGAGATGGAGCGAGCCAGGCTGAGCTGTCCCATCACACCGCTGGGCAGAGCCATGGCCACCTTCCCTGTCGCGCCACGCTACGCAAAAATGCTTGCGCTCGGCAAGCAGCAGGAATGTTTGCCCTACATCATCGCCGTGGTCGCTGCTATGACGGTCAGGGAGCTTTTTGAAGACCTCGACAG ACCTGCAGGTAGCGAAGATGAGAACTCCAAGCTCTCCCAGCGGAGGGCTCGTCTGGCTCAAATGAGGCGGCTGTGGGCGGGGCAAGGGGCGTCACTCTTACTTGGGGACCTCATGGTCATGTTAG GTGCTGTCGGTGCATGTGAATTTGCAGGCTGTACGCCCAAATTTTGCGAGGAAAACGGGCTTAGATACAAAGCCATGGTGGAGATCAGGCGACTCAGGAGTCAACTAACTAATGCAG TGAACGCTGTGTGCCCAGACCTGTGCATGTTTGTCAACCCCAAGATGAATCCGCCAACAGAGCACCAGGTGGTCTGCTTGCGACAGATCACGCTAGCAGGGCTCGGCGACCATCTGGCTAGAAAAGTTCAGGCGGAGGAATTGTTAGATCCAAAATGGAAGAACGCTTACAAG ACGCCACTTATGGACGACCCTGTGTTCATTCACCCGACGTCACCGCTGTTCAAAACACTCCCTGAGTTTGTCGTTTACCAGGAGATCATGGAAACCACCAAGATGTACATGAGAG GTGTGTCCGCAGTGGAAGCCGAGTGGGTCCCCCGGCTCCTGCCACAGTATTGCCATTTCAGCTCTCCTCAGGAGACACCGCCGCCATGGTTTTGTTCCTCCACAGGCACCATTCGGTGCCATCGTTCAAGCACCTTTT TCCGAGTGGCCTGGCAGCTGCCTGCTGTGGAGATGGAATATCCAGATGGTTTGGAGCGATACAAGCTCTTCGCTCAGTTTCTACTAGAGGGAGAG GTCTGTCCTAAGCTGAAGGCCCACAGGAGACATCTGCTGTCCAACCCCTCTATTATGATGAAAACTTGGGCCAA GCTGCAGCCCAGGACAGAAGCTGTGCTTGGCGAACTGGTGTCCCAGAGAGTCGACTGTAGAGACACCCTCGTCTCCTTGTGGAAGACTAAAGACAAAT tCCTGCTGTCTGCTTACTGCCAGTGGCTACCTGAGGCCATGCATCAGGACATTGCCAAGACCTGGCCTCCACTATAA